TTGATGGTCAATGCCTTAACATTTGAGCAGCAACAGGATCTGTCTCGTTATTTGGGGGACTTTTTCGTATCGGTGAACGATGGAGGAACTTCATTCCAGGCCTTATCCTTTTGGACTGTGGCAAGTCTGCATTTGAAGTGGCTTGGCTTGATCTGGCTGCTGGGCCTTTCAGTCATCGGATTGCCGGGAATTCTTATTCTCGATTTTCTTAAGGGTGTTCTGATCGGGTTCGCGGTAGGATGTCTGGTCGGGCAGTTCACATGGAAAGGTCTACTGTTCGCAATTGTGTCGGTTGCCCCGCATAATTTGATCGTTATCCCGGCACTGCTGATCGCGAGTGTAGCGGCTGTCGGATTCTCATTAGGCATTATCCGCAATCGGGTACTTTTGCATCGCAGCGGAAGTGCGGCCGGACCCTTCTTCTCGTATACTTCACTGACATTGATTATGGCGGCGATCCTGCTTGCTATTTCCACCTTTGAGACCTGGGTATCTCCCGAGCTCATGAGCTGGGTGACCCCGCTGTTGATATAGGTTCTCACTCTAGCAAAATGTTGACTTTGTTGATTAACTCCCCCTATAATGAAAGAAGCGAATTATTAAAGCAGCTTAATGTCGGCGATGCTTGGGGAGGGAGAACGTGGAAGTGAAAGTCGAGAAAATCAAACAAGAGTTACAATCCCATGGCTATAAATTGACGCCCCAGCGGGAAGCCACGGTTCGCGTATTGCTCGAGAATGAAGAGGATCATCTTAGTGCTGAAGATGTATTCATGCTCGTTAAAGATAAAGCTCCTGAGATAGGTTTGGCTACCGTATACCGGACCCTGGAGTTGCTTAGTGAACTTCATGTCGTTGAGAAGATCAACTTCGGCGACGGAGTAGCCAGATATGATTTGCGAACCGATACGAACAAGCATCACCACCATCATTTGATCTGCGTTCAATGTGGCGCAATGGATGAGATACGTGAGGATTGGCTTGGGCCATTAGAGGAACGTCTGGAGAAGGAATTTAATTTTACGGTTCTTGATCATCGTCTTGACTTCCAAGGTATTTGTCATCGTTGTAAAGATAAGACAGATAAAACGGACAAGACGGATTGAGATTAGCCGGAAGACGGCCATCATAATTAAGATAATTACAATAAGGTAGAGCTGATTAAACCGCTCTACCTTATTTTTTTGTCTCAAGCTGTACGATAGTTGAATCTGTTATTAGGATGGTTTTGCATGTACAATAATAGGAGTAGAAACTCTCATAAACCCGGCGGATTGGATATATACTTGTACAAATGCTGTTCTCGTCTCAGGGCAGAGCGGGGCGGCAATCCGTGATAAAGGTAGGGGAGAGCGATGGTCATTTCTTTGCGCAAGAGTCTACGTTTATTGAAGTATTTAATTGTATTCATCATGCTTGCTTATGCTTTATACAAAGCGTTTGGCTACCTGGATGTAGCTTTGCTCCCGATGGAAAAATACCGTATTCCTGAGGGCTCAGCGGTTAAGGCCTTTCATGCCGGAAGTATGGAAGTGGTAGATCCGGAGACTCCGCTGCAGAGATTGAAGCTATTTTTCTGGTATGGTGAATAATGATAGATTAAGATGAGAGGGGGCGATGAATTGGAACAGGTTATTGCCTCTTTTATATCGCAATTGGCGGATCGTAAAGGTCTGAGTGAGCGAACACAGGAAGCATACACCCGCGATTTACAGCAGTTTGTTGCTTATTTGCAGAGCCGCGGAATCGATGATTTCAACGAGGTCACCAGGGCTGGGATATTGCTCTATTTCTCCGCTTTGAAGGAGAAGGGCAAGTCGCCTGCGACCATTGCCAGGGTCACTGTGACACTGCGATCTTTTATACATTACTTGCTCCAGGAGCGGATGATTGATCATGATCCGTTCCTGATGATTGAGTCTCCAAGAATGGACAAGACCCCACCTGAGACGTTAACCATTGAGGAGACAGAAGCTTTGCTGGAAATGCCCGATCCAGATACCCCCTTGGGATTAAGGGACAAGGCGATGCTTGAATTATTGTATGCTACAGGTATTCGTGTTAGCGAGCTGATCTCTCTGGAGATAAGCGACATTAATTTGCAGCTGCAATTTCTACGCTGTGCAGGTGAGAATCGTAAGGAAAGAATCATTCCTGTTGGGGCTATAACGATAGAATGGCTAGACCGTTATTTGAAGGATTGCCGTCCGAGATGGGTGAAGGAAGCAGACCGCGGTCCATTGTTCTCAAATCGTCAGGGAGGAACGCTGAGCCGTCAAGGATTTTGGAAAATCGTTAAGAAATACGGGGCAGAGGCGGGTATCAGCAAGCAGATTACCCCGCACACTTTGCGTCATTCATTTGCCGTACATATGCTTCAGGGCGGGGCGGATGTGCGCGCTGTACAGGAGATGTTAGGCAATCAGAGTGCTTCGACCCTGCAGCTCTATTTGAATAAATCGGGTGGAAATCTAAAATCGGTGTATGATTCCTTTCATCCACGGGCAAAACGGCAAATAGAAGATCAGTCCATTGATACTAAGGAATAAAGAAACTTATTGCAGTGGGAAGTTGTGAAGCCTGGAATATGAGCCATTTATTATAACTTGAAGGAGAAATGACAATGACACTTACCAAAGAAATGATTGTAGAGGCAGCCGGGTATATTTCGTCCGTGGCCAAGATGAAGCCGGAGGTTGGCCTGATTCTCGGCTCTGGACTTGGAATTCTTGCCGACCACATTGAACAAGCGGTCAGCATTTCCTATGCAGATATTCCTCATTTCCCACAGTCCACGGTAGAAGGACATGCCGGTGAATTACTGATCGGCCATGTGCAAGGAAAACCGGTCGTGATGATGAAAGGACGCTTCCATATGTACGAAGGCTACGGTCCTGAATTGACGGCGTTCCCTGTGCGGGTTATGAAAGAGCTAGGCGTGAAGACGCTGCTTGTTACTAATGCAGCCGGTGGCGTGAATACCTCCTTCACTCCAGGCGATCTGATGCTTATATCCGATCACCTTAATATGACTGGGAAGAACCCGTTGATCGGTGCCAATGACGATGAGCTTGGGCCGCGTTTCCCGGATATGTCCCAGGCTTACAGCCGTAGATTGCGCGAGCTGGCCCGGTCTATTGCAGACAAGCTGGGGTTCTCGCTGCAGGAAGGCGTGTACGCTGGATTGCTTGGACCATCCTATGAGACCCCGGCAGAGATCCGCATGCTGCGTACCCTGGGCGCGGACGCCGTTGGTATGTCCACCGTCTCAGAAGTCATTGTAGCTAGCCATGCGGGGCTTGAGGTGCTTGGTATCTCCTGTATCAGCAACATGGCAGCTGGGATTTTGGACCAGCCATTATCACATGCGGAAGTCATGGAGACGACGGATCGTGTACGCGAGCAATTCCTCAGTCTGGTACAGACGATCATACCGCAGCTGTAATTAAGAGATAAAGTATAATCAAACATAAATTCAAGCGGCGTTCCTGCGCGAGGCATAAGCCTACGGGAACGCCGCTTTTTTTCGTAGTGAACCGTCATGTAGGAATATAATGCCATGAAATGGAGCATACTAGGTTAGCAGAATCCAGACTTTTAGTATAAAGGGGGAACAACCGCTTGAAGAAACTGCTAATCAGTGGGTTTATGGCTCTTATATTGACAGTATCTGCATGGCCTATCGCGGCCTTGGCAGAGGATGGAGGGGCACGCGATAACGCAGAGGTACTGACGCTGGCGGAGAATGCCCGCTCCGCTATCCTGATAGATGCGGACACCGGGACGGTTATTTATGAGAAACATAGTCATGAGAAGCTGCCGCCTGCCAGTATAACGAAAATTATGACGATGCTTCTGACGATGGAAGCGATCGATGAGGGTCGCTTGAAGTTGACAGATAAGGTGACGACGAGTGAGCATGCTTCATCGATGGGTGGGTCGCAAATTTTCCTCGAGGTCGGGGAAGAAATGACGGTCGATGATCTATTGAAGGGGGTAGCAATGGCCTCCGGTAATGACGCCTCTGTTGCGTTGGCAGAGAAGATCGGAGGCTCGGAACAGGGCTTTATCAAGCTAATGAATGAGCGGGCTCAGGAGCTTGGACTCAAAGACACTCACTTTGCCAACTGCAATGGATTACCGGTAGCTGACCATTACAGCTCTGCTCATGACATCGCTATGATGAGTCGAGAACTACTGAAGTATGAGGGGATTACGAAGTATACCGGTTCCTATCAGGATTACTTGCGCAAGGATTCCCCTAAGCCATTCTGGCTCGTCAATACGAATAAGCTTGTTCGATTTTACAGCGGGGCAGATGGCCTTAAGACTGGCTATACCTCAGAAGCCAAGTTCTGTCTGGCAGCGACAGCGAAGCGTGATGGAATGCGCTTGATTGCGGTCGTTCTCGGGGAGCCGAATACGAAGACGCGTAACAGTGAAGTATCCGCGATGTTCGACTATGCATTTTCGCAATATGCGCTGCAACCGATCTATAAATCCGGCGAGGTGATCGGAAAAGTGAAGGTTCAGAAGGGGGAGGCCGCGCAGCTTGAGTTGACCGCCTCCAAGACAATGAGCGTTCTGGTCAAGAAAGGCTCCAAGCTGGAGAATATTACGCAGAAGCTGGTTGTTCCTGAGAAGATTGCCGCCCCTGTCAAGGAAGGGCAATTGATTGGCCAACTACTAATCGTTCAGGATGGTCGGACGCTGGCCGAGTTCGATCTGAATGCGGCTACCGCAATTAAGAAAGCTGGCTTTTGGACCTTATTCAAACGAACGGCTTCGCATATGTTTTTTGTAGATTAATAGGTTTTTTCTTCTAGTTTTGTCATAGAGCAGGATTCGTTCAAGGACGTGTAGAATTGTTGTGTTCATGTCAGGGAGGAGAGTGAAACAGACGTGAATTTGCAAATGGAAACTGTGAGGCATCGCGAGACGCTTATTGTACGTTTATCCGGTGAGCTGGACCATCATACCGCAGATCTGGTGCGTATGCGCATGGATGAGGAGATCGGGCGAGAGGGCTGCCGCAATTTACTGCTCAGTCTCAAATCGCTGCAGTTCATGGACAGCTCAGGGCTTGGAGTTATTCTCGGACGCTATAAGCTGATTAAGCAAAAGGGCGGGAAGATGGTCGTCAGCGACGTGAACCCGCCGGTATTCCGCTTGCTGGAGATGTCAGGCTTGTTCAAGATTATGTCTATTTATGAAAATGAGAGCAGCGCGCTCTCGGAGTTGGAGGTCGCCCTATGAAGGAGAATAGTAGCAACTTTATGACCTTGCAATTCGCGGCAAAATCGGAGAATGAGTCCTTCGCCAGGGTAACAGTAGCCGCCTTTGTCTCTCAGCTGGATCCGACGATGGATGAGATTACAGACTTGAAGACCGTAGTGTCTGAAGCGGTAACAAATTCTATTATCCATGGTTATGAGGAGAATTCGGAAGGAATCGTCACGATCTCCGCTTGGATTGAGGAGGATACGATAACCCTGCTTATCGAAGACAAAGGCCGTGGGATTGAAGATTTGGAGTTGGCTAAGCAGCCGCTATACACTTCCAAGCCGGAGCTGGAACGGTCCGGGATGGGTTTTACAATCATGGAGAATTTTATGGATGAGTTTGACGTCGCAAGCGAGGTTGGCGGCGGCACTTCGATTCGGATGAAGAAGAGGATCGTATCGAAGAAAGCTTTATACAATTAGGGGTTGGAGATATGGATGCCGAAGTGAAGCAAGCCTCGAGAGAGTATTTGGACGATGCGGAAGTGAAAAGGCTGATCGCCTTGAGCCAGGCTGGAGATAATGTGGCCAGGGACAGGCTCGTAAGCTGCAACACAAGGCTGGTCTGGTCGGTCGTACAGCGGTTCATGAACCGTGGCTACGAACCGGAGGATTTGTTCCAAATCGGCTGCATCGGACTGTTAAAGTCGGTGGATAAATTCGATCTAAGTTATGACGTCAAATTCTCAACCTATGCGGTTCCGATGATTATCGGGGAAATTCAGCGCTTCTTACGTGATGATGGAACGTTGAAGGTTAGCCGTTCGTTGAAGGAAATGGCGAATAAGGTACGCAAGAAGAAGGACGAGCTGTCCAAGGTGCTGAACCGACTTCCGACGGTGAAGGAAGTGGCGGAGGAGCTCGGGGTAACGCCGGAGGATGTCGTATTCGCCCAAGAGGCGAATAAGCCGCCAGCCTCTATCCATGAGACGGTGTTCGAGAATGATGGCGACCCGATTACACTTATGGATCAGATCGCCGATGAGTCCCAGGAACGCTGGTTTGATAAGCTGGCTCTGCATGAAGCGATCGATGGATTATCAGAGCGGGAGCGGCTGATTGTGTATTTGCGCTATTATCGCGATCAGACGCAATCTGAGGTAGCGGCCAGGCTTGGAATCTCCCAGGTGCAGGTATCCAGACTGGAGAAGAAAATCTTGCAGAGCATTCGTGATCAGATTGCTCAATAGTAGTTCCAGAGGATGTAGGGGATCGATGCTCTAAGATTTAAGGTTTATAATGATTTTGATGAATTTAAAGACAGGGGTTGTCTCAAGGGTTTTTGACTCGGAGACGCCCCTTTTGTATGTCTAAAAATGCGGAAATCCTCATGCTTTGGCCGGAGGCCGGAGTAGCTCGGACATTTTTGACCGTTAGCGCCCAGTCTTTAGTACGCGGCCCTTGTAACGGACAATTTTGTCCAGTACAAGGGGAAGGATCGCCGAAAATCGCAATTTGTGCTTCTAATGGTCAAAAGTGTCCGTTAGGAATACGGGATTGTTTTTTTCTTGTTCTAACGGACATTTTTGACCGCCTCTTTAATGTCCTAAGCCTTGAATGTCATAACTTTCGAGTAAATGTAAGTCTCACTTGGCATACTATGGACATTACGAAAAAAAGGGGTGGCTATCATTGAACCCAATACCTCATCCCTGCATTTATGTACGGCTGCGCAAGCAAGTCAGGCTTCCGGCTGGTACACCCATCCGTCTTCGCGATATCGCTCGTGTACTCGCCGAGTCTCATCAAGAAGAAGTCCTGTTAAATTTGGAGCTTGAGCGTCCGGAGAAGAGTGATGGCAATCTCATCGTGATCGATACCCTGCAAGTGATTTCTGTTATCAAGCAGCAATTTCCTGGGGCTCAGGTTGAAGTGATCGGTGAGCCGCATGTGCTGATCGAGATGATCGTGAAGGAGAAGAAGCCTTCACTTTTGCTATTTGTGGTAGTCTGGCTCCTGCTATTCTTCGGAGCCGCACTGACCATCATGAACTTCCATGCTGATGTAAGCATGCCGGAGGTTCAGGTGCGGATCGTGGAGATGATTACTGGTCACCGGGACGAGCATCCTTATCTTTTTCAAGGCGCATACTCCCTTGGCATCGGCTTCGGGATGATCATCTTCTTCAATCATCTATTCAAGAAGAAATGGAATGAGGAACCCACTCCCCTTGAGGTTGAGATGTTCCTGTACCAGGAAAATCTGAATCAATATGTGGTTGCTGAGGAATATAAACGGATGAGCGAACAAGAGGCCAAGGAGAAGGGGGAGAAGCCCCTTTGAGCGGTGCGGTGATATAC
The window above is part of the Paenibacillus lutimineralis genome. Proteins encoded here:
- the sigF gene encoding RNA polymerase sporulation sigma factor SigF, which translates into the protein MDAEVKQASREYLDDAEVKRLIALSQAGDNVARDRLVSCNTRLVWSVVQRFMNRGYEPEDLFQIGCIGLLKSVDKFDLSYDVKFSTYAVPMIIGEIQRFLRDDGTLKVSRSLKEMANKVRKKKDELSKVLNRLPTVKEVAEELGVTPEDVVFAQEANKPPASIHETVFENDGDPITLMDQIADESQERWFDKLALHEAIDGLSERERLIVYLRYYRDQTQSEVAARLGISQVQVSRLEKKILQSIRDQIAQ
- a CDS encoding Fur family transcriptional regulator produces the protein MEVKVEKIKQELQSHGYKLTPQREATVRVLLENEEDHLSAEDVFMLVKDKAPEIGLATVYRTLELLSELHVVEKINFGDGVARYDLRTDTNKHHHHHLICVQCGAMDEIREDWLGPLEERLEKEFNFTVLDHRLDFQGICHRCKDKTDKTDKTD
- a CDS encoding D-alanyl-D-alanine carboxypeptidase family protein translates to MKKLLISGFMALILTVSAWPIAALAEDGGARDNAEVLTLAENARSAILIDADTGTVIYEKHSHEKLPPASITKIMTMLLTMEAIDEGRLKLTDKVTTSEHASSMGGSQIFLEVGEEMTVDDLLKGVAMASGNDASVALAEKIGGSEQGFIKLMNERAQELGLKDTHFANCNGLPVADHYSSAHDIAMMSRELLKYEGITKYTGSYQDYLRKDSPKPFWLVNTNKLVRFYSGADGLKTGYTSEAKFCLAATAKRDGMRLIAVVLGEPNTKTRNSEVSAMFDYAFSQYALQPIYKSGEVIGKVKVQKGEAAQLELTASKTMSVLVKKGSKLENITQKLVVPEKIAAPVKEGQLIGQLLIVQDGRTLAEFDLNAATAIKKAGFWTLFKRTASHMFFVD
- the spoIIAA gene encoding anti-sigma F factor antagonist, which produces MNLQMETVRHRETLIVRLSGELDHHTADLVRMRMDEEIGREGCRNLLLSLKSLQFMDSSGLGVILGRYKLIKQKGGKMVVSDVNPPVFRLLEMSGLFKIMSIYENESSALSELEVAL
- a CDS encoding DUF4227 family protein, with translation MVISLRKSLRLLKYLIVFIMLAYALYKAFGYLDVALLPMEKYRIPEGSAVKAFHAGSMEVVDPETPLQRLKLFFWYGE
- a CDS encoding purine-nucleoside phosphorylase; this encodes MTMTLTKEMIVEAAGYISSVAKMKPEVGLILGSGLGILADHIEQAVSISYADIPHFPQSTVEGHAGELLIGHVQGKPVVMMKGRFHMYEGYGPELTAFPVRVMKELGVKTLLVTNAAGGVNTSFTPGDLMLISDHLNMTGKNPLIGANDDELGPRFPDMSQAYSRRLRELARSIADKLGFSLQEGVYAGLLGPSYETPAEIRMLRTLGADAVGMSTVSEVIVASHAGLEVLGISCISNMAAGILDQPLSHAEVMETTDRVREQFLSLVQTIIPQL
- the xerD gene encoding site-specific tyrosine recombinase XerD → MEQVIASFISQLADRKGLSERTQEAYTRDLQQFVAYLQSRGIDDFNEVTRAGILLYFSALKEKGKSPATIARVTVTLRSFIHYLLQERMIDHDPFLMIESPRMDKTPPETLTIEETEALLEMPDPDTPLGLRDKAMLELLYATGIRVSELISLEISDINLQLQFLRCAGENRKERIIPVGAITIEWLDRYLKDCRPRWVKEADRGPLFSNRQGGTLSRQGFWKIVKKYGAEAGISKQITPHTLRHSFAVHMLQGGADVRAVQEMLGNQSASTLQLYLNKSGGNLKSVYDSFHPRAKRQIEDQSIDTKE
- the spoIIAB gene encoding anti-sigma F factor, with amino-acid sequence MKENSSNFMTLQFAAKSENESFARVTVAAFVSQLDPTMDEITDLKTVVSEAVTNSIIHGYEENSEGIVTISAWIEEDTITLLIEDKGRGIEDLELAKQPLYTSKPELERSGMGFTIMENFMDEFDVASEVGGGTSIRMKKRIVSKKALYN
- a CDS encoding stage V sporulation protein AA; the protein is MNPIPHPCIYVRLRKQVRLPAGTPIRLRDIARVLAESHQEEVLLNLELERPEKSDGNLIVIDTLQVISVIKQQFPGAQVEVIGEPHVLIEMIVKEKKPSLLLFVVVWLLLFFGAALTIMNFHADVSMPEVQVRIVEMITGHRDEHPYLFQGAYSLGIGFGMIIFFNHLFKKKWNEEPTPLEVEMFLYQENLNQYVVAEEYKRMSEQEAKEKGEKPL
- the spoIIM gene encoding stage II sporulation protein M — protein: MLQPIRHSLRDQTPLYVFVSVLFLMGVVFGALMVNALTFEQQQDLSRYLGDFFVSVNDGGTSFQALSFWTVASLHLKWLGLIWLLGLSVIGLPGILILDFLKGVLIGFAVGCLVGQFTWKGLLFAIVSVAPHNLIVIPALLIASVAAVGFSLGIIRNRVLLHRSGSAAGPFFSYTSLTLIMAAILLAISTFETWVSPELMSWVTPLLI